A stretch of Rhododendron vialii isolate Sample 1 chromosome 4a, ASM3025357v1 DNA encodes these proteins:
- the LOC131323717 gene encoding uncharacterized protein LOC131323717 — MGHYSRQCPQPQKEGNGSFGQTGFVKQNSRGPSQQQNGQNKGKQPMGTQQGTRGRIFMLQTEEQEQDPSVIQGTLLLYSTCVQALFNSRASHSFISSAYVTALTLQTEPLSTSMKVKSPLGGSITVNLVCRGCEIKIANLRLTCDLRVIDIANFDVILGMDGYQLTERS; from the coding sequence atgggccactacaGCCGCCAATGCCCGCAACCTCAGAAGGAGGGTAATGGGAGCTTCGGACAGACAGGTTTTGTGAAACAAAACTCTAGAGGCCCATcgcagcagcagaatgggcaaaataAGGGAAAACAGCCCATGGGAACCCAGCAAGGCACTAGAGGGCGTATCTTCATGCTACAGACTGAGGAacaagagcaggatccctctgtgatccaaggtacgctattattGTACAGTACCTGCGTACAAGCATTGTTTAACTCTAGAGCATCGCATTCGTTTATATCTTCTGCCTACGTAACTGCTCTAACACTacaaacagaacccctaagtacgagtatgAAAGTCAAATCACCATTGGGGGGGAGTATAACTGTTAATCTAGTatgtagagggtgcgagataAAAATAGCCAACCTGCGTCTGACATGCGACCTCAGGGTGATCGACATAGCAAATTTTGACGTAATCCTTGGAATGGACGGCTATCAGCTCaccgagcggtcatag